Within Fusobacterium periodonticum ATCC 33693, the genomic segment AAATCTGGTTTATTACCTTATGGAGAAATTGGAAATGTTCATGAAAATTCACCTACTCTTACATTTAATAAAATAGGTAGACATATTTCTCAAATAGTAAAAACAAAAATAGTTACAAATAATTCTCCTTGGTTGTCATCTTTTGAAATAGGTGAAACATTTGATATACCAGTATCACATGGAGAAGGAAGATTCTATGCTAGTGATGAAGTGCTAAAACAACTATTTGAAAATGGTCAAATAGCAACTCAATATGTAGACTTTAATTTAGATGCTACAAATGAATTTAGATTTAATCCTAATGGTTCTAGTTTTGCTATTGAAGGAATTATATCTCCTGATGGTAAAATTTTTGGAAAAATGGGGCACTCAGAAAGATATTCAAAAGATACATTTAAGAATATAGATGGTAATAAAAATCAAAATTTAATATTAAATGGAATAAAATACTTTAAATAATATGGAGGGAAAATGAAAGTAGGAATTATATTTGGAAGTAAGTCAGATGTTGATGTGATGAAGGGAGCAGCAGACTGTTTAAAAAAGTTTGGGATAGAATACTCTGCACACGTTTTATCAGCACATAGAGTTCCAGAACTTTTAGAAGAAACTTTAGAAAAATTTGAAAAAGAAGACTATGGAGTTATCATTGCTGGAGCAGGACTTGCAGCACATTTACCAGGGGTTATTGCTTCAAAAACTGTTTTACCTGTAATTGGAGTACCTATAAAAGCTGCAGTAGAAGGTTTAGATGCACTATTCTCAATAGTACAAATGCCAAAATCAATTCCAGTTGCAACTGTAGCAATTAATAATTCATATAATGCTGGAATGTTAGCAGTAGAAATATTAGCAGTTGGAAATAAAGAATTAAGAGAAAAACTTTTAGAATTTAGAAAAGAAATGAAAGAAGATTTCAAAAAAAATATACATGTAGAATTATAAATTAAGGGAGGAAATAGAGATGGAAAAAGGAAAATTTATTTATGAAGGAAAGGCAAAACAATTATATGAAACTGATGATAAGGATTTAGTTATTGTTCACTATAAAGATGATGCAACAGCAGGAAATGGAGCTAAAAAAGGAACTATCCATAATAAAGGTGTAATGAATAATGAAATAACAACTTTAATATTTAATATGTTAGAAGAACATGGAATAAAAACTCACTTTGTTAAAAAATTAAATGACAGAGATCAACTATGTCAAAGAGTAACAATATTTCCTTTAGAAGTAATAGTTAGAAATATAATAGCTGGTTCTATGGCTAAAAGAGTTGGAATAAAAGAAGGAACTAAAATAAATAACACTATATTTGAAATTTGTTATAAAAATGATGAATATGGAGATCCTTTAATAAATGACCACCATGCAGTAGCAATGGGACTTGCAACTTATGATGAATTAAAAGAAATCTATGATATCACAGGAAAAATTAACAATCTTTTAAAAGAAAAATTCGATAAAATTGGAATAACTTTAGTAGATTTCAAAATTGAATTTGGTAAAAATTCTAAGGGAGAAATCTTACTTGCTGATGAAATTACTCCTGATACTTGTAGATTATGGGATAAAGAAACTGGAGAAAAACTAGATAAAGATAGATTCAGAAGAGATTTAGGGAATATAGAAGAAGCATATATAGAAGTTGTAAAAAGATTGACTGAAGCAAAATAAAATTTAAAAGTAAGGATTTATTTATAAAAAAGGAGAAATAAAAAAAATGGGTATATTAGCTTTGCACTCAAAAAAGGTTAGAAAGGACTTAGTAGGAATTGCATATTATGGAATGTATGCTTTACAACATAGAGGACAAGAAGGAGCAGGTTATACTATCTGTGATTCTAAAACTAATAATGAAGTTAGAATAAAAACAGTTAAAAATATTGGACTTGTTTCAGATGTGTTCAAAGTTGAAGACTTCCAAAAATATCTTGGAACTATTTTAATAGCACATACAAGATATGGTAGCAAGAATACAGTTTCTATAAGAAACTGTCAACCTATAGGTGGAGAGTCTGCAATGGGTTATATATCTCTTGTACATAATGGTGATCTATCAAATAGAGAAGAGTTAAAACAAGAATTATTAAACAATGGTTCTTTATTTCAAACATCAATAGATACTGAAATTATACTAAAATTTTTAAGTATTAATGGTAAGTATGGATATAAAGAAGCAGTTTTAAAAACTGTTGAAAAATTAAAAGGTTGTTTTGCTCTTGGAATAATAATAAATGATAAACTTATAGGAGTGCGTGATCCTGAAGGATTAAGACCATTATGTTTAGGTAGAATACCTGAAGATGATATGTATGTTCTAGCTTCTGAAAGTTGTGCATTAGATGCCATAGGTGCAGAATTTGTAAGAGATATTGAAGCTGGAGAAATGGTAGTTATAGATGATAATGGAGTGGAAAGCATAAAATATAAAGAAAGTACTAAAAAAGCAAGTTCATTTGAATATATCTATTTTGGAAGACCAGATAGTGTTATAGATGGAATCAGTGTCTATGATTTTAGACATCAAACAGGTAGATATCTATATGAACAAAATCCAATTGAAGCTGATATAGTTATAGGTGTTCCTGATTCAGGAGTTCCTGCAGCAATAGGATATTCTGAAGCAAGTGGAATTCCTTACTCAGCAGCACTTTTAAAGAATAAATATATAGGTAGAACATTTATTGCTCCAGTTCAAGAATTAAGAGAAAGAGCAGTAAGAGTTAAATTAAATCCAATAAAAGAATTAATTAAAGATAAAAGAGTAGTAGTTATAGATGACTCTATAGTTCGTGGAACAACATCTAAAAAACTAATAGATGTTTTATTTGAAGCTGGAGCGAAAGAAGTACATTTTAGATCAGCTTCTCCTGTTGTTATAGAAGAATCATATTTTGGAGTTAATATAGATCCTAACAATAAATTAATGGGTAGTTATATGAGTATCGAAGAAATAAGAAAAGCAATAGGAGCAACAACATTAGATTATCTATCATTAAAAAATTTAAAGAAAATTTTAAATGGTGGAGATGATTTTTATAC encodes:
- the purE gene encoding 5-(carboxyamino)imidazole ribonucleotide mutase, translating into MKVGIIFGSKSDVDVMKGAADCLKKFGIEYSAHVLSAHRVPELLEETLEKFEKEDYGVIIAGAGLAAHLPGVIASKTVLPVIGVPIKAAVEGLDALFSIVQMPKSIPVATVAINNSYNAGMLAVEILAVGNKELREKLLEFRKEMKEDFKKNIHVEL
- the purC gene encoding phosphoribosylaminoimidazolesuccinocarboxamide synthase, with translation MEKGKFIYEGKAKQLYETDDKDLVIVHYKDDATAGNGAKKGTIHNKGVMNNEITTLIFNMLEEHGIKTHFVKKLNDRDQLCQRVTIFPLEVIVRNIIAGSMAKRVGIKEGTKINNTIFEICYKNDEYGDPLINDHHAVAMGLATYDELKEIYDITGKINNLLKEKFDKIGITLVDFKIEFGKNSKGEILLADEITPDTCRLWDKETGEKLDKDRFRRDLGNIEEAYIEVVKRLTEAK
- the purF gene encoding amidophosphoribosyltransferase is translated as MGILALHSKKVRKDLVGIAYYGMYALQHRGQEGAGYTICDSKTNNEVRIKTVKNIGLVSDVFKVEDFQKYLGTILIAHTRYGSKNTVSIRNCQPIGGESAMGYISLVHNGDLSNREELKQELLNNGSLFQTSIDTEIILKFLSINGKYGYKEAVLKTVEKLKGCFALGIIINDKLIGVRDPEGLRPLCLGRIPEDDMYVLASESCALDAIGAEFVRDIEAGEMVVIDDNGVESIKYKESTKKASSFEYIYFGRPDSVIDGISVYDFRHQTGRYLYEQNPIEADIVIGVPDSGVPAAIGYSEASGIPYSAALLKNKYIGRTFIAPVQELRERAVRVKLNPIKELIKDKRVVVIDDSIVRGTTSKKLIDVLFEAGAKEVHFRSASPVVIEESYFGVNIDPNNKLMGSYMSIEEIRKAIGATTLDYLSLKNLKKILNGGDDFYTGCFKEDEK